One Rhizobiales bacterium GAS188 DNA window includes the following coding sequences:
- a CDS encoding RND family efflux transporter, MFP subunit, with product MFKSRIAAAALIAATLTGCDKPVAPTTQARPVRTVTVGRPAEGETVSMTGQVRAKDQVSLAFRLDGRMIERPVSVGDVVKAGQVVARLDPPNEQNALRSAQANLAAAEAQLAEARLTFSRKQQLVKEGWASQAQFDTAQQALKTAEAQVDNDKARLRTAQDEESYTTLVADAPGVVTSKGAEPGEVVRAGQMIVGVARQGGLDAVFDVPEQLIRTGPRDPLVEIALTNDPQVRATGRVREVSPQADTTTRTFQGKVGIINPPGAMRLGSTVTGRIKLSAPPGMEVPASALTEADGRPAIWVVDPQSQTVSLRNVEVLRYDPASIVISQGLKTGELVVTAGVQTLRPGQKVSVLGAVS from the coding sequence ATGTTCAAGTCTCGGATCGCAGCGGCCGCCCTGATCGCCGCGACACTCACGGGCTGCGACAAGCCAGTAGCCCCGACTACGCAAGCCCGGCCCGTCCGGACGGTCACCGTCGGGCGTCCCGCGGAAGGCGAGACCGTTTCCATGACGGGCCAGGTTCGAGCCAAGGACCAGGTCAGTCTCGCCTTTCGCCTCGACGGACGCATGATCGAGCGACCTGTCAGTGTGGGCGATGTGGTCAAGGCGGGACAGGTCGTAGCCCGGCTCGACCCGCCGAACGAGCAGAACGCGCTGCGCTCGGCGCAAGCCAATCTCGCTGCCGCGGAGGCGCAACTGGCCGAGGCGCGCCTCACTTTTTCCCGGAAGCAGCAGCTCGTGAAGGAGGGATGGGCGTCCCAGGCGCAATTCGACACGGCCCAGCAGGCGCTCAAGACGGCCGAGGCCCAGGTCGACAACGACAAGGCACGGTTGCGCACCGCGCAGGACGAGGAGAGCTACACGACCTTGGTCGCCGATGCCCCAGGCGTCGTTACCTCGAAGGGCGCCGAACCAGGCGAGGTGGTCCGTGCCGGGCAGATGATTGTGGGGGTGGCACGCCAAGGCGGTCTCGACGCCGTTTTCGACGTGCCGGAGCAGCTCATCCGGACAGGCCCGCGCGATCCACTGGTCGAGATCGCCCTTACCAACGACCCGCAGGTGAGGGCTACCGGCCGCGTGCGCGAGGTCTCGCCCCAGGCGGACACCACGACCCGGACGTTCCAGGGCAAGGTCGGCATCATCAACCCGCCGGGAGCCATGCGACTGGGCTCCACTGTCACCGGCCGCATCAAGCTGTCCGCACCTCCCGGCATGGAGGTCCCGGCGAGCGCGCTTACCGAGGCAGATGGGCGCCCGGCCATTTGGGTGGTCGATCCGCAGAGCCAGACCGTGTCCCTGCGCAACGTGGAGGTCCTGCGCTACGACCCCGCCTCCATCGTGATTTCGCAAGGACTGAAGACGGGCGAGCTCGTCGTCACCGCCGGGGTGCAGACACTGCGCCCAGGCCAGAAGGTCAGCGTCCTGGGAGCCGTGTCATGA
- a CDS encoding transcriptional regulator, TetR family, giving the protein MAAHKGSNQAIPKAQRGGSREAIVEAAQRLFLERGFGSVSMDELAEAAGVARRTLYNQFASKEEIFREMLLRVSGQLEDAAPPGIETQGDVEDVLRLIARIILDLHKHPEYLGFLRMVVADSRQFPWIAEEFAAVMDPQTERFARYLAHLTEMGILDCRNPLLAAHQFMGVLNEFSLWPLMMGRKSLGVAAEDVVEETVRMFLQHYRRPHREVVTTVQSASGGSSRRSARSKATSGSRITR; this is encoded by the coding sequence ATGGCAGCTCACAAGGGTTCGAACCAGGCCATCCCGAAGGCCCAACGAGGCGGGTCGCGGGAGGCGATCGTCGAGGCTGCCCAGCGCCTGTTCCTGGAACGGGGTTTCGGGTCCGTCAGCATGGACGAGTTGGCGGAGGCCGCCGGCGTGGCCAGGCGGACGCTCTACAACCAGTTCGCAAGCAAGGAGGAGATCTTCCGGGAGATGCTTCTGAGAGTGTCGGGTCAGCTCGAGGACGCGGCCCCGCCCGGTATCGAAACCCAAGGTGATGTCGAGGACGTGCTACGTTTGATCGCGCGCATCATTCTGGATCTCCACAAGCACCCGGAATATCTCGGGTTCCTCCGCATGGTGGTGGCCGATTCACGCCAGTTTCCCTGGATCGCCGAGGAGTTCGCCGCCGTGATGGATCCGCAAACCGAGAGGTTTGCGCGCTATCTTGCCCATCTTACCGAGATGGGCATTCTGGACTGCCGCAATCCATTGCTGGCGGCGCACCAGTTCATGGGGGTCCTCAACGAGTTCTCTCTGTGGCCACTTATGATGGGTCGCAAGAGCCTAGGCGTCGCGGCCGAGGACGTTGTCGAAGAGACGGTCCGGATGTTCCTGCAGCACTACCGGCGCCCGCATCGAGAGGTGGTGACGACGGTGCAGAGTGCCTCCGGTGGCTCCTCTCGCCGTTCCGCACGAAGCAAGGCCACCTCAGGCTCGAGGATTACCAGATGA
- a CDS encoding transcriptional regulator, LacI family — protein sequence MVTIKDVARETGVSVTTVSHVVNKTRYVKPQTIERVKAMIAELGYQPSGIAQALKANRTFTLGMIITNSTNPFFTEVMRGVEATCNDQGYSLILCHSGDEMQKLVGYLKTLMSKRIDGLVVMTTNANQGFFNRLHQVRRIPVVAIDAMPSAVDCVVNDDSALGGRIAGDFLIGRGFRRLACIAGPPNHPRSIERVGGFKSALAASGLDPHTLVTVPSDLTIGDGYRAMTQLLRDRRTWPEAIFAGNDLLAMGALCAIHEHGLSVPDDISVIGYDDIELASYTAPPLTTIRQPAFDIGAKAVDLVIQFLEKGEALPRLQTFPPILVERRSVGHAKA from the coding sequence ATGGTGACCATCAAGGACGTGGCCCGCGAGACGGGAGTCTCGGTCACCACTGTCTCGCATGTCGTGAACAAGACGCGATATGTGAAGCCGCAGACGATCGAGCGGGTCAAAGCGATGATCGCCGAGCTCGGTTATCAGCCGAGCGGCATCGCCCAGGCGTTGAAGGCCAATCGCACCTTCACGCTCGGCATGATCATCACGAATTCGACCAACCCGTTCTTCACCGAAGTCATGCGTGGGGTCGAGGCGACCTGCAACGATCAAGGCTACAGCCTGATCCTTTGCCATTCGGGCGATGAGATGCAGAAGCTCGTCGGCTATCTCAAGACCCTGATGTCGAAGCGCATCGACGGTCTCGTGGTCATGACGACGAATGCCAATCAAGGTTTCTTCAATCGCTTGCATCAGGTGCGGCGCATCCCGGTCGTGGCCATCGACGCGATGCCGTCGGCGGTGGACTGCGTCGTCAATGACGATTCCGCGCTCGGCGGCAGGATCGCCGGGGACTTCCTGATCGGTCGCGGCTTTCGGAGGCTCGCCTGCATAGCCGGACCGCCGAACCACCCGCGATCGATCGAGCGTGTCGGCGGCTTCAAGTCGGCCCTTGCCGCTTCCGGTCTCGATCCGCATACCCTCGTCACTGTTCCATCGGACCTGACGATAGGCGATGGCTATCGCGCCATGACGCAGTTGCTGCGCGACAGGCGCACATGGCCGGAGGCGATCTTCGCCGGCAACGATCTCCTGGCCATGGGTGCGCTCTGCGCCATCCACGAACATGGTCTCTCCGTGCCCGACGACATTTCTGTGATCGGCTATGACGACATCGAGCTTGCGAGCTACACCGCGCCTCCCTTGACCACCATTCGCCAGCCGGCCTTCGATATCGGCGCCAAGGCTGTCGACCTCGTCATTCAGTTTCTGGAGAAAGGGGAGGCGCTGCCGCGTCTGCAGACCTTTCCCCCTATTCTGGTCGAACGGCGGTCCGTCGGCCATGCAAAGGCCTGA
- a CDS encoding monosaccharide ABC transporter substrate-binding protein, CUT2 family, which translates to MNRREALKIGGVSMLVGSLGFPRLGAAQAQKSMVTVVKIAGIPWFNALEKGIQRGAKEFAINASMVGPANVDPAQQVKLLEDLIAKKVDVIGLVPLDVKVCEPVLKRAQAAGIKVITHEGPEQEGRDWNVELIDSVKFGEIQMQRLAKELGEEGDYVAYVGTLTTPLHNKWCDAAIAYQKAHYPKMKLAADRFPGADEIDTSQKTTLDVIKAYPNLKGILGFGSNGPIGAGNAVRQQKLGKKIAVVGTVLPSQAKGLIEEGIIREGFLWNPTDAGYAMVSVAKLVLDGKEIKDGIDVPGLGKAAVDAANKQIKVDKIMRINKDTVDGLIAQGL; encoded by the coding sequence ATGAATAGGCGTGAAGCCCTCAAAATCGGCGGCGTCTCCATGCTGGTGGGAAGCTTAGGATTCCCGCGGCTTGGGGCGGCTCAAGCTCAGAAGAGCATGGTGACGGTAGTCAAGATCGCCGGCATTCCCTGGTTCAACGCTCTTGAGAAAGGCATCCAGCGCGGCGCGAAGGAATTCGCGATCAACGCCTCGATGGTCGGGCCTGCCAATGTCGATCCGGCACAGCAGGTGAAGCTGCTCGAAGACCTGATCGCCAAGAAGGTCGATGTCATCGGCCTCGTGCCGCTCGACGTGAAAGTCTGCGAGCCGGTGCTGAAGCGCGCCCAGGCGGCTGGGATCAAGGTCATCACTCATGAGGGGCCCGAGCAGGAAGGCCGCGATTGGAACGTCGAATTGATCGATTCGGTCAAATTCGGCGAAATCCAGATGCAGCGCCTTGCCAAGGAACTGGGCGAGGAGGGCGATTATGTCGCCTATGTCGGCACCCTCACCACGCCATTGCACAACAAATGGTGTGATGCCGCCATCGCCTATCAGAAGGCTCATTACCCGAAGATGAAGCTTGCCGCCGACCGCTTCCCCGGCGCCGACGAGATCGACACCTCGCAGAAGACGACGCTCGACGTGATCAAGGCCTATCCGAACCTCAAGGGCATCCTCGGCTTTGGCTCCAACGGCCCGATCGGCGCCGGCAATGCCGTGCGCCAGCAGAAACTCGGCAAGAAGATCGCGGTCGTCGGCACGGTGCTGCCGTCCCAGGCTAAGGGCCTGATCGAAGAGGGCATCATCCGCGAGGGCTTCCTGTGGAATCCAACCGATGCCGGCTATGCGATGGTCTCCGTCGCCAAGCTCGTGCTTGACGGCAAGGAGATCAAGGACGGGATCGACGTGCCGGGGCTCGGCAAGGCGGCGGTCGACGCCGCAAACAAACAGATCAAGGTCGACAAGATCATGCGCATCAACAAGGATACCGTCGATGGCCTGATCGCTCAGGGTCTCTGA
- a CDS encoding monosaccharide ABC transporter ATP-binding protein, CUT2 family produces the protein MPPFLELTAIGKSFGGVRALEDVDLTLEPGEVHCIVGENGSGKSTLIKIISGVVSPEPGGRIVIEGQDYPALTPVLSTSCGVQVIYQDLSLFPNLTVAENIAVSRHLGALKRVDWRKMREIAAVAVAKIGVKLDLDAKVEDLSIANRQLVAICRAMAADAKLMIMDEPTASLTRHEVDALLGLVRDLKSRGVCIVFVSHRLDEVLEVAERVTVLRDGRKVGTFEASDMDDKKLAHLMTGKEFVYEPPWLDLSCAPIVLSVSGLTRLGDYRDISFEVRAGEVLGITGLLGSGRTELALTLFGMNPSDAGEVRIAGRPVALTSNRQAIEEGIAYVSEDRLTLGLVLDQPIASNLLLTVLDRLVGRFGLLDMAKRRSTVAHWIKELSIKVSDPENPVKTLSGGNQQRVVLAKWMALQPRLLILDSPTVGVDINGKDGIYAVIRGLAEAGVAIVMISDDIPEVLYHSHRVLIMRGGEITGEFDTKQSSEQELRAVIDA, from the coding sequence ATGCCACCCTTTCTCGAATTGACGGCGATCGGCAAGAGCTTCGGGGGCGTTCGTGCCCTCGAGGATGTCGACCTGACGCTTGAGCCCGGCGAGGTTCATTGCATCGTCGGCGAGAATGGCTCCGGCAAGTCGACCCTGATCAAGATCATCTCGGGGGTCGTGTCTCCGGAGCCTGGCGGGCGGATCGTCATCGAAGGCCAGGATTACCCTGCGCTGACGCCCGTGCTCTCGACCTCTTGCGGGGTCCAGGTGATCTATCAGGACCTTTCCTTGTTTCCGAACCTGACCGTCGCCGAGAACATCGCCGTCTCTCGGCATCTCGGCGCCCTGAAACGGGTCGACTGGAGGAAGATGCGCGAGATCGCCGCCGTCGCGGTCGCCAAGATCGGCGTCAAGCTCGACCTTGACGCGAAGGTCGAGGATCTCTCCATCGCCAATCGCCAGCTCGTCGCGATCTGCCGGGCGATGGCGGCGGATGCCAAGCTCATGATCATGGACGAGCCGACGGCCTCGCTCACTCGCCATGAGGTCGACGCGCTTCTCGGCCTCGTCCGCGACCTGAAGAGCCGCGGCGTCTGCATCGTCTTCGTCAGCCATCGGCTCGACGAGGTGCTCGAAGTCGCCGAACGGGTCACGGTGCTGCGTGACGGGCGCAAGGTCGGCACCTTCGAGGCGAGCGACATGGACGACAAGAAGCTCGCCCATCTGATGACCGGCAAGGAGTTCGTCTACGAGCCGCCTTGGCTCGACCTCTCTTGCGCCCCGATCGTCTTGTCGGTCTCCGGGCTGACACGCCTCGGGGACTACCGCGACATTTCCTTCGAGGTCCGTGCCGGCGAGGTCTTGGGCATCACGGGCCTGCTCGGCTCGGGGCGGACGGAACTCGCGCTGACCCTGTTCGGCATGAACCCCTCGGATGCGGGCGAGGTCCGGATCGCCGGGCGGCCGGTCGCGCTGACCAGCAACCGGCAGGCGATCGAAGAAGGCATCGCCTATGTCTCGGAGGATCGGCTGACGCTCGGCCTCGTCCTCGATCAGCCGATCGCGTCGAATCTTCTCCTCACGGTGCTCGACCGGCTTGTCGGGCGCTTCGGCCTGCTCGACATGGCGAAACGCCGCTCCACGGTCGCCCATTGGATCAAGGAGCTCTCGATCAAGGTCTCCGATCCCGAGAACCCGGTGAAGACGCTGTCGGGCGGAAATCAGCAGCGCGTCGTGCTGGCGAAATGGATGGCGTTGCAGCCGCGCCTTTTGATCTTGGACAGCCCGACGGTCGGCGTCGACATCAACGGCAAAGACGGCATCTACGCCGTCATCCGTGGTCTCGCGGAAGCCGGTGTCGCCATCGTCATGATCTCGGACGATATCCCCGAGGTCCTCTATCACAGCCATCGCGTCCTCATCATGCGCGGCGGCGAGATCACCGGTGAGTTCGACACGAAGCAGAGTTCGGAACAGGAGCTGAGGGCCGTGATCGATGCTTGA
- a CDS encoding monosaccharide ABC transporter membrane protein, CUT2 family, translating into MLDVVTRLRRRTEFWLLLVIVLLCGSLSLTTDSFLTLRNLSDLLTSNAFTGILCAGLLVVLISGGIDISFTASASVAQYVALSIANAYGANWVTLFLLAGSVGAACGLANAVVIHRFGIKSIIVTIATLNIFYGLLIFVTSGKYIYNLPDWFAAGISWFEFTDKEDITYSINLQILVLIVCFLLTFILLARTNIGRQIYAMGGNPDAAQRLGFHIFRLHLVVYGYMGLMAGIASLVQAQLAQSVAPTVLVGKELDVLAAVVLGGASLNGGVGTVFGTILGLVLLALMQNGLVLVGVSSYWLQFLIGIVILTAVSFTAVQSRSSASQRRAPA; encoded by the coding sequence ATGCTTGACGTTGTGACAAGGCTCCGCCGGCGAACCGAATTCTGGCTCCTCCTCGTGATCGTCCTCCTCTGCGGGAGCTTGTCGCTCACGACCGATTCCTTCCTCACCTTGCGCAACCTTTCGGACCTCCTGACCTCGAACGCCTTCACGGGCATTCTCTGCGCCGGGTTGCTCGTCGTCCTGATTTCGGGGGGTATCGACATTTCGTTCACGGCGAGCGCCTCGGTCGCCCAATATGTCGCGCTCAGCATCGCCAACGCCTATGGCGCGAACTGGGTCACGCTGTTCCTGCTCGCCGGGTCGGTCGGCGCTGCTTGCGGGCTCGCGAACGCGGTGGTGATCCATCGCTTCGGCATCAAGAGCATCATCGTGACGATCGCCACGCTCAATATCTTCTACGGCCTGCTTATCTTCGTCACCTCGGGCAAATACATCTACAATCTGCCCGACTGGTTCGCGGCCGGCATCAGCTGGTTCGAATTCACCGACAAGGAAGACATCACCTATTCGATCAACCTGCAGATCCTCGTCCTGATCGTCTGCTTCCTCTTGACCTTCATCCTGCTCGCCAGGACCAATATCGGGCGCCAGATCTACGCCATGGGGGGCAATCCGGATGCCGCCCAGCGTCTCGGCTTCCACATCTTCAGGCTGCATCTCGTGGTCTACGGCTATATGGGCCTGATGGCCGGGATCGCTTCGCTCGTCCAGGCGCAGCTTGCCCAGTCGGTCGCCCCGACCGTGCTCGTCGGCAAGGAGCTCGACGTGCTTGCCGCCGTGGTCCTCGGCGGGGCGAGCCTCAACGGCGGAGTGGGCACGGTGTTCGGCACGATCCTCGGCCTCGTCCTGCTGGCGCTGATGCAGAACGGCCTCGTCCTCGTCGGCGTCTCGTCCTATTGGCTGCAATTCCTCATCGGCATCGTCATTCTGACCGCGGTTTCCTTCACCGCGGTCCAGAGCAGGAGCTCGGCGTCGCAGCGGAGGGCCCCGGCATGA
- a CDS encoding monosaccharide ABC transporter membrane protein, CUT2 family, translating into MKHMASSAARAPVAYLADMALHSTIGGLTVLLLALLLLFTAMIGEHFISLSTLQSMAFQLPELGILSLAMMVTLLKGGINLSLISTANLCALTMAFVMTRLVPGSDGLLWGFWQVVAIAAGLGVAALIGIINGYLIAYLGVSPILATLGTMTMVKGLAIGLTRGNVISDFPAPIVFIGNGTLFGIPVAMAVFVLCAVPFAVMLGRTPMGTAIYMIGSNEKATRFSGIDTRRVMMRVYLLSSLLAAIAAVVMMARFNSANASYGESYLLVTILAAVLGGVNPYGGAGKVMGLVLSLVILQMISSAFNLLGLSQFLTIAIWGVILILVSAAAIRSARLGRRR; encoded by the coding sequence ATGAAGCACATGGCTTCCTCCGCGGCTCGAGCGCCAGTCGCTTACCTCGCGGACATGGCGCTGCATTCGACGATCGGCGGGCTCACCGTCTTGCTGCTCGCGCTTCTCCTGCTCTTCACGGCCATGATCGGCGAGCATTTCATCTCGCTATCGACGCTGCAATCCATGGCCTTCCAGTTGCCGGAGCTCGGCATCCTCTCGCTTGCGATGATGGTCACCTTGCTCAAGGGCGGCATCAATCTGTCGCTCATCTCGACGGCCAATCTCTGCGCTCTGACCATGGCCTTCGTCATGACCCGGCTGGTGCCGGGCAGCGATGGTCTGCTCTGGGGCTTCTGGCAGGTCGTCGCGATCGCCGCGGGTCTCGGGGTCGCGGCGCTGATCGGGATCATCAACGGTTATCTGATCGCCTATCTCGGCGTGTCACCGATCCTGGCGACGCTCGGCACCATGACGATGGTCAAGGGGCTTGCGATCGGGCTTACGCGCGGCAATGTCATTTCCGATTTTCCCGCGCCGATCGTCTTCATCGGCAATGGCACGCTTTTCGGCATCCCCGTCGCCATGGCGGTCTTCGTCCTGTGCGCCGTCCCCTTCGCCGTCATGCTCGGCCGCACTCCCATGGGGACGGCGATCTACATGATCGGCTCGAACGAGAAGGCGACGCGATTTTCAGGCATCGACACGAGACGCGTGATGATGCGAGTCTATCTCCTGTCGAGCCTGCTTGCCGCCATTGCCGCCGTCGTCATGATGGCGCGCTTCAACTCGGCGAACGCCTCCTATGGCGAAAGCTACCTCCTCGTCACGATCCTCGCGGCCGTGCTCGGGGGCGTCAACCCCTATGGCGGCGCCGGCAAGGTCATGGGCCTCGTCTTGTCGCTCGTGATCCTGCAGATGATCTCCTCGGCCTTCAATCTCTTGGGCCTGAGCCAATTCCTGACCATCGCCATCTGGGGCGTGATCCTGATCCTCGTCAGCGCCGCGGCCATCAGGAGCGCGCGCCTTGGTCGGCGAAGGTGA
- a CDS encoding TRAP-type C4-dicarboxylate transport system, substrate-binding protein, translated as MKTFAVALTATLAAASTMALSPVLVSPASAQDKPVMLKLSHWVPPSHPLQKAIQDWAEDLKKESGGSISFTIFPSEQLGKAFDHYDMARDGIADFTYVNPGYQPGRFPVVAAGELPFLISDAHTGSAALDAWYRAYAAQEMKDVHYCFAFVHDPGTLHANKKILLPSEIKGMKIRPANATIGAFVVSLGGTNVQASAPESRDALERGVADAITFPWGSVVLFGIDKAVKYHMDVPLYVSAFTWVMNKKVYDDMSPNQKKAVDDHCTTEWAQRFASPWADFEHAGRDKIKAEAGHEVYALNVDQLTAWRQATDPLKAKWAEGAKKAGIDPDKAFADLKGMLDKFKAGF; from the coding sequence ATGAAGACCTTCGCAGTCGCTCTGACGGCCACGCTCGCGGCCGCCTCGACCATGGCCCTCTCGCCCGTGCTCGTCTCGCCTGCCTCGGCGCAGGACAAGCCGGTGATGCTCAAGCTCTCCCATTGGGTGCCGCCCTCGCATCCGCTGCAGAAGGCGATCCAGGATTGGGCCGAGGACCTCAAGAAAGAGAGCGGCGGCTCGATCTCCTTCACGATCTTTCCCTCCGAGCAGCTCGGCAAGGCCTTCGACCATTACGACATGGCCCGCGACGGCATCGCCGATTTCACCTATGTCAATCCGGGCTATCAGCCGGGCCGCTTCCCGGTCGTCGCCGCGGGCGAGCTGCCCTTCCTGATCTCCGACGCCCATACCGGCTCGGCCGCGCTCGACGCCTGGTATCGCGCCTATGCGGCCCAGGAGATGAAGGATGTGCATTACTGCTTCGCCTTCGTCCATGATCCCGGCACGTTGCACGCCAACAAGAAGATCCTGCTGCCCTCCGAGATCAAGGGCATGAAGATCAGGCCGGCCAATGCTACGATCGGCGCCTTCGTCGTCTCGCTCGGCGGCACCAATGTCCAGGCCTCGGCGCCAGAATCGCGCGACGCGCTCGAGCGCGGCGTCGCCGACGCCATCACCTTCCCCTGGGGTTCGGTGGTGCTGTTCGGCATCGACAAGGCGGTCAAATACCATATGGACGTGCCGCTCTATGTGTCGGCCTTCACCTGGGTGATGAACAAGAAAGTCTATGACGACATGTCGCCGAACCAGAAGAAAGCGGTCGACGACCATTGCACCACCGAATGGGCGCAGCGCTTCGCCAGCCCCTGGGCCGATTTCGAGCATGCCGGCCGCGACAAGATCAAGGCGGAGGCGGGCCATGAGGTCTATGCGCTCAATGTCGACCAGCTGACCGCCTGGCGGCAGGCGACGGATCCGCTGAAGGCGAAATGGGCCGAGGGCGCTAAGAAGGCCGGCATCGATCCCGACAAGGCCTTCGCCGATCTCAAGGGGATGCTGGATAAATTCAAAGCGGGCTTCTGA
- a CDS encoding TRAP-type C4-dicarboxylate transport system, small permease component: MDRFIDAIELLAAIFVGLVAADTFISVILRKFFSTSIPDSYDFGRMLLGILIFWGIAATSYRGTHITVDLVWASVSPKYQRAIDIFATLVLLFVVTMQTTMLFDKVTQTRIDNVLTYDLHLPTWPFFAVAWAGDVSAVLLIAVRTWRLIFSPELVSREYVKPVE; the protein is encoded by the coding sequence ATGGACCGCTTCATCGACGCTATCGAGCTCCTCGCCGCGATCTTCGTCGGCCTCGTCGCCGCCGACACTTTCATCTCGGTGATCTTGCGGAAATTCTTCTCGACCTCGATCCCCGACAGCTATGATTTCGGGCGGATGCTGCTCGGCATCCTGATCTTCTGGGGCATCGCGGCGACGAGCTATCGCGGCACCCATATCACGGTCGATCTCGTCTGGGCCTCGGTGTCCCCGAAATATCAGCGTGCTATCGATATCTTCGCGACGCTCGTCCTGCTGTTCGTGGTGACCATGCAGACGACCATGCTGTTCGACAAGGTGACGCAGACGCGCATCGACAATGTGCTGACCTATGATCTGCATCTGCCGACCTGGCCGTTCTTCGCCGTCGCCTGGGCGGGCGACGTCTCGGCAGTGCTCTTGATCGCGGTCCGCACCTGGCGGCTGATCTTCTCGCCCGAGCTCGTCTCGCGCGAATACGTCAAGCCGGTCGAATGA
- a CDS encoding TRAP transporter, DctM subunit, translating to MSADAVAVTGFIVLFVLMLLRVPVGMAMGLVGVSGFGYLVGSGPALKLIGQTSMRTVTDYTFGVIPMFLLMGAFVSASGVSRELFQAANAFVGHRKGGLGVATIAACAGFAAISGSSVATAATFSTVAYPEMRRYGYPQSFATGVIAAGGTLGAMLPPSTVLAVYGIITQQDIGKLFVAGILPGLLAISMHMMTIGVIGAVRPGFLPAGPKSDWPERLASLRDVWAPLLLFAFVIGGLYGGVFTPTEAGGMGAGGAFIIGVLRRRLSRADIRASLLQATRTAAAVFTVLIGALLFGYFLTVTQVPQKVTEFMTGLGVGPYGVLALIMLMYLVLGCLMDAMAMIILTVPIIFPVVTALGFDPIWFGVIIVMTVELGLIHPPVGMNVFVIKSVIKDVKFSTIFAGVLPFIVTDLIRLVILILLPIIATYLPSRM from the coding sequence ATGAGCGCCGACGCCGTCGCCGTCACGGGCTTCATCGTGCTGTTCGTGCTGATGCTGCTTCGCGTGCCGGTCGGCATGGCGATGGGTCTCGTCGGCGTTTCGGGCTTCGGCTACCTGGTCGGGTCGGGGCCGGCCCTGAAGCTGATCGGCCAGACCTCGATGCGCACGGTCACCGACTACACTTTCGGCGTCATCCCGATGTTCCTGTTGATGGGCGCCTTCGTCTCGGCCTCGGGCGTCAGCCGGGAGCTGTTCCAGGCGGCCAACGCGTTCGTCGGGCACAGGAAGGGCGGGCTCGGGGTCGCGACCATCGCGGCCTGCGCGGGCTTCGCGGCGATCTCGGGCTCCTCGGTCGCGACGGCCGCCACCTTCTCGACGGTCGCCTATCCGGAGATGCGCCGTTACGGCTATCCGCAATCCTTCGCGACCGGCGTGATCGCGGCCGGCGGCACGCTCGGCGCCATGCTGCCGCCCTCGACCGTGCTCGCCGTCTACGGCATCATCACCCAACAGGATATCGGCAAGCTGTTCGTCGCGGGCATCCTGCCGGGGCTGCTCGCCATCTCCATGCATATGATGACGATCGGCGTGATCGGCGCGGTGCGGCCGGGTTTCCTGCCGGCCGGCCCGAAGAGCGATTGGCCCGAGCGCCTCGCCAGTTTGCGCGACGTCTGGGCGCCGCTCCTGCTCTTCGCCTTCGTGATCGGCGGGCTTTACGGCGGCGTGTTCACGCCGACCGAGGCCGGCGGCATGGGGGCGGGCGGGGCCTTCATTATCGGCGTGCTGCGCCGGCGCCTGTCGCGCGCCGATATCCGCGCCTCGCTGCTGCAGGCGACGCGCACCGCAGCTGCCGTGTTCACGGTGCTGATCGGGGCGCTGCTCTTCGGCTATTTCCTCACCGTGACGCAGGTACCCCAGAAGGTCACCGAGTTCATGACCGGGCTTGGGGTCGGGCCCTACGGGGTGCTCGCCCTGATCATGCTGATGTATCTCGTGCTCGGCTGCCTGATGGACGCCATGGCGATGATCATCCTCACCGTGCCCATCATCTTCCCGGTCGTCACGGCGCTCGGCTTCGACCCGATCTGGTTCGGCGTCATCATCGTCATGACGGTCGAGCTCGGCCTCATCCACCCGCCGGTCGGCATGAACGTCTTCGTCATCAAGAGCGTCATCAAGGACGTGAAGTTCTCGACCATCTTCGCCGGCGTCCTGCCCTTCATCGTCACCGATCTCATCCGCCTCGTGATCCTCATCCTGTTGCCGATCATCGCCACCTATCTGCCGAGCCGGATGTAG